In a single window of the Nocardiopsis composta genome:
- a CDS encoding sec-independent translocase has product MFNIGGGEFVLLGVLALLLFGPEQLPKAAQQVGRVLRQLRKMADSAKDDLREGLGPEFKDFDVQDLNPKRFVQKHFWEAEDDEEEGARRPASQLNGKRPPFDDEAT; this is encoded by the coding sequence ATGTTCAACATCGGCGGTGGGGAGTTCGTCCTCCTCGGCGTACTCGCTCTCCTGCTCTTCGGCCCGGAGCAGCTGCCCAAGGCCGCGCAGCAGGTCGGGCGGGTCCTGCGCCAGCTGCGCAAGATGGCCGACAGCGCCAAGGACGACCTGCGCGAGGGGCTCGGCCCCGAATTCAAGGACTTCGACGTCCAGGACCTCAACCCCAAGCGCTTCGTGCAGAAGCACTTCTGGGAGGCCGAGGACGACGAGGAGGAGGGCGCCCGGCGCCCCGCCTCCCAGCTGAACGGCAAGCGGCCCCCGTTCGACGACGAGGCGACCTGA
- a CDS encoding ion transporter, which produces MPEPTMRDRARRIVESGWFQNGVIALILINAVSLGLETYEELFAAAPEVFSVTETVFVGLFAAELALKVFAYGRSFFRDPWNWFDAIVVGIALVPSSSGFSVLRLLRILRILRLVSAVPQMRQIIGALFRSVPGMSTVIGLLLITVYTAAVLAEKLFEDVSPHYFGDLHTSLYTMFMVLTTENWPDIAESVTEQRPWAAAFFVGYIVVTAFILLNLVIGVIVTALEEEVESQRWKEDQELEQVQHDLVMARLEALSEQVERLSRQVAGLGGEGAGGGDRADGGPAPGK; this is translated from the coding sequence GTGCCGGAGCCGACGATGCGCGACAGGGCCCGGCGGATCGTCGAATCGGGATGGTTCCAGAACGGGGTCATCGCCCTCATCCTGATCAACGCGGTCTCGCTGGGGCTGGAGACCTACGAGGAGCTGTTCGCCGCCGCTCCGGAGGTGTTCTCGGTCACCGAGACCGTCTTCGTCGGGCTGTTCGCCGCGGAGCTGGCGCTGAAGGTGTTCGCCTACGGCCGGTCCTTCTTCCGCGATCCGTGGAACTGGTTCGACGCGATCGTGGTGGGCATCGCCCTGGTGCCCTCCTCTTCGGGCTTCTCGGTGCTCCGGCTGCTGCGCATCCTGCGGATCCTCCGCCTGGTCAGCGCCGTCCCGCAGATGCGGCAGATCATCGGGGCGCTGTTCCGCTCGGTGCCGGGGATGAGCACGGTCATCGGACTGCTGCTGATCACCGTCTACACCGCCGCGGTGCTGGCCGAGAAGCTGTTCGAGGACGTCTCCCCGCACTACTTCGGCGACCTGCACACCTCGCTCTACACCATGTTCATGGTGCTGACCACGGAGAACTGGCCGGACATCGCCGAGTCGGTGACCGAGCAGCGCCCCTGGGCCGCGGCCTTCTTCGTCGGCTACATCGTGGTGACCGCGTTCATCCTGCTCAACCTGGTGATCGGCGTCATCGTCACCGCCCTGGAGGAGGAGGTGGAGTCGCAGCGCTGGAAGGAGGACCAGGAGCTGGAGCAGGTCCAGCACGACCTGGTGATGGCCCGGCTGGAGGCCCTCTCCGAGCAGGTGGAGCGGCTCAGCCGGCAGGTGGCCGGCCTCGGCGGGGAGGGCGCCGGAGGCGGCGACCGGGCAGACGGGGGACCGGCCCCCGGAAAGTGA
- a CDS encoding cold-shock protein, whose translation MAQGTVKWFNSEKGFGFIAVEGGGPDVFVHYSAIAGTGFRNLEENQSVEFEITQGPKGPQASNVQAL comes from the coding sequence ATGGCTCAGGGCACCGTGAAGTGGTTCAACTCTGAGAAGGGTTTCGGGTTCATCGCCGTTGAAGGCGGCGGCCCGGACGTGTTCGTTCACTACTCGGCGATCGCGGGTACCGGCTTCCGGAACCTGGAAGAGAACCAGTCGGTCGAGTTCGAGATCACCCAGGGGCCGAAGGGTCCGCAGGCTTCCAATGTGCAGGCCCTCTGA
- a CDS encoding dolichyl-phosphate-mannose--protein mannosyltransferase produces MTSTAPPYRAEHAAPSPPAEPARPHLPPMPTPAWAGWAGAVLLAVFAGVLRFIRLGEPPSIYFDETYYAKDAYSLLEFGYEHETLENADDLLARGGRDLWTGGADFVVHPPAGKWMIALGDWLWGLTPFGTSMTPEGWRVAAALFGALSVLVLVRVAVRMTRSWLLGCAAGLLLALDGLHFTMSRIAMVDVFLTFWVLAGFACLLVDRDRMRERLLADPTAAWLGVRWWRLAAGLCFGLAVGTKWSALFFIAAFGLLTVAWDFGARRSAGQRGDGGGRWSSILTGRAPEGGAAAGRETLLAVRTAALLVLCALVGAALAVLVWAALGAGPAAVAAVLLVLSAVGLAFALRRSLLLRCWLLFDAVPAFLQTVVVAAGVYLASWAGWFATAGGYGRQYGAEHPLPALERLPDWLSGPIDAVRGLAVYHSQMMQFHSTLDAPHDYASRPWEWIVMRTPVAFFYEGDQTGCGAAKCSSAILAIGTPVLWWLSVAALVVMAGWWLVYRDWRAGAVLLAVAAGWLPWFAYPDRTMFVFYALPFLPFLVLAMVLALGLAMGDDGAGPDYLPGRRIFGGIVFGVVMLLVIIDFAYMYPVLSAELMPYEAWRERMWFETWIFGNAGGE; encoded by the coding sequence ATGACCTCCACCGCACCGCCCTACAGAGCGGAGCACGCCGCCCCTTCCCCGCCCGCCGAGCCCGCGCGCCCGCACCTCCCGCCGATGCCGACCCCCGCATGGGCCGGATGGGCGGGCGCCGTACTGCTCGCGGTCTTCGCCGGCGTCCTCCGGTTCATCCGGCTCGGTGAGCCGCCGTCGATCTACTTCGACGAGACCTACTACGCCAAGGACGCCTACTCGCTGCTCGAATTCGGCTACGAGCACGAGACCCTGGAGAACGCCGACGACCTGCTCGCCCGCGGCGGCCGCGACCTGTGGACCGGCGGCGCCGACTTCGTGGTGCACCCGCCCGCGGGCAAGTGGATGATCGCCCTGGGCGACTGGCTGTGGGGGCTGACCCCGTTCGGCACCTCCATGACGCCCGAGGGGTGGCGGGTGGCCGCCGCCCTGTTCGGTGCGCTGTCGGTGCTGGTGCTGGTCCGGGTCGCGGTCCGGATGACCCGCTCCTGGCTGCTGGGCTGCGCGGCGGGCCTGCTGCTCGCCCTGGACGGCCTGCACTTCACCATGAGCCGGATCGCCATGGTGGACGTCTTCCTGACGTTCTGGGTGCTGGCCGGGTTCGCCTGCCTGCTGGTGGACCGGGACCGGATGCGCGAGCGGCTGCTGGCCGACCCGACCGCGGCCTGGCTGGGCGTGCGCTGGTGGCGGCTGGCCGCCGGGCTCTGCTTCGGCCTGGCCGTGGGGACCAAGTGGAGCGCGCTCTTCTTCATCGCCGCGTTCGGGCTGCTCACCGTGGCGTGGGACTTCGGGGCCCGGCGCAGCGCCGGGCAGCGCGGCGACGGTGGCGGCCGCTGGTCCTCCATCCTCACCGGCCGCGCCCCGGAGGGCGGGGCCGCGGCCGGCAGGGAGACCCTGCTGGCGGTGCGCACCGCGGCGCTGCTGGTGCTGTGCGCGCTGGTCGGGGCGGCCCTGGCCGTGCTGGTCTGGGCGGCGCTGGGCGCCGGACCGGCGGCGGTGGCCGCGGTGCTGCTGGTGCTCTCCGCGGTGGGTCTGGCCTTCGCGCTCCGCCGGAGCCTGCTGCTCCGCTGCTGGCTGCTGTTCGACGCGGTGCCGGCGTTCCTGCAGACCGTGGTGGTCGCCGCGGGCGTGTACCTGGCGTCCTGGGCCGGCTGGTTCGCCACCGCCGGCGGGTACGGCCGGCAGTACGGCGCGGAGCACCCGCTGCCCGCGCTGGAGCGGCTGCCGGACTGGCTGTCCGGGCCGATCGACGCGGTGCGCGGGCTCGCCGTGTACCACTCGCAGATGATGCAGTTCCACAGCACGCTGGACGCGCCGCACGACTACGCGTCCCGGCCGTGGGAGTGGATCGTGATGCGCACCCCGGTGGCGTTCTTCTACGAGGGCGACCAGACCGGGTGCGGCGCCGCCAAGTGCTCCTCGGCGATCCTGGCGATCGGCACCCCGGTGCTGTGGTGGCTGTCGGTGGCCGCGCTGGTGGTGATGGCCGGCTGGTGGCTGGTCTACCGGGACTGGCGGGCCGGCGCGGTGCTGCTGGCGGTCGCCGCGGGCTGGCTGCCGTGGTTCGCCTACCCGGACCGGACCATGTTCGTCTTCTACGCGCTGCCGTTCCTGCCGTTCCTGGTGCTGGCGATGGTGCTGGCGCTGGGATTGGCGATGGGCGACGACGGCGCCGGCCCGGACTACCTTCCGGGGCGGCGCATCTTCGGCGGGATCGTGTTCGGCGTGGTGATGCTGCTGGTGATCATCGACTTCGCCTACATGTACCCGGTGCTCAGCGCGGAGCTGATGCCCTACGAGGCGTGGCGGGAGCGGATGTGGTTCGAAACCTGGATCTTCGGCAACGCCGGCGGCGAGTGA
- the rsmI gene encoding 16S rRNA (cytidine(1402)-2'-O)-methyltransferase: MTEGASEGRSGTLTLAGIPIGNGDDAQPRLLAAIEGARLIAAEDTRRLRQFAARMGIRPGGEDGARIVSYYDANEARRAAELLAELESGTDVLLVTDAGMPGVSDPGYRLVSACAEAGVRVTAIPGPSAVTTALVLSGLPTDRFCFEGFPPRKGRVRHFTELAGERRTMVFFESPHRLAGTLEAMAEAFGADRPAAVCRELTKTYEEVRRGPLGELAEWARGTVKGEISVVVGGAPAAAPARTPDDLAAAVAEREAAGVPRKQAIQEVAKEAGLPKREVYALVHAPPAEDGAD, from the coding sequence GTGACGGAGGGGGCGAGTGAGGGGCGGAGCGGGACGCTGACGCTGGCCGGGATCCCGATCGGCAACGGCGACGACGCCCAGCCGCGGCTGCTGGCCGCGATCGAGGGGGCCCGGCTGATCGCCGCCGAGGACACCCGCCGGCTGCGCCAGTTCGCCGCTCGGATGGGCATCCGCCCCGGCGGCGAGGACGGCGCGCGCATCGTGTCCTACTACGACGCCAACGAGGCGCGGCGCGCCGCCGAACTCCTCGCCGAGCTGGAGTCCGGAACCGACGTGCTGCTGGTGACCGACGCCGGCATGCCGGGGGTGTCGGACCCGGGATACCGGCTGGTGTCGGCCTGCGCCGAGGCCGGGGTGCGGGTCACCGCCATCCCCGGGCCGTCCGCGGTGACCACCGCCCTGGTGCTCTCCGGGCTGCCCACCGACCGGTTCTGCTTCGAGGGCTTCCCGCCGCGCAAGGGCCGGGTCCGGCACTTCACCGAGCTCGCCGGCGAGCGGCGCACCATGGTCTTCTTCGAGAGCCCGCACCGGCTGGCCGGCACCCTGGAGGCGATGGCGGAGGCGTTCGGCGCCGACCGCCCGGCGGCGGTCTGCCGCGAGCTCACCAAGACCTACGAGGAGGTCCGCCGCGGCCCGCTGGGCGAGCTCGCCGAGTGGGCCCGCGGCACGGTCAAGGGCGAGATCAGCGTGGTGGTCGGCGGGGCGCCCGCGGCCGCCCCGGCCCGCACCCCGGACGACCTGGCCGCGGCGGTCGCCGAGCGGGAGGCCGCCGGCGTCCCGCGCAAGCAGGCCATCCAGGAGGTCGCCAAGGAGGCCGGCCTGCCCAAGCGCGAGGTCTACGCCCTGGTGCACGCCCCGCCCGCCGAGGACGGCGCCGACTAG
- the secD gene encoding protein translocase subunit SecD translates to MSTQQGAGSRWLRGIISLVIVLGAFAAGWFLPPKLGLDLSGGTQIVLQTQDSEDGNVEANAENTDKVIEVLRQRIDSLGVSEATMSRSGEDRIIVELPGVQDPTEAAEIIGQTAQLTVHRVLGVDASQGGGMGGMPGGMGGDSANPPADEARAPSDDKDEGGDGEKAEEGGEQPAEGQEGEQGQGGAPQMPDTSAPDPSEVKTTLPDEQGQMLQLGATEIKGDQISSAEAVLDQATRQSWQVNVEFRGEGREKWTEVTKAACEAGMGTPQRRIAIVLDDQVISSPEVSADSCPGGQTGGRTTITGSFDDESAKELAVLIEGGSLPLPVTEIQRQTVGPTLGADAIKASFIAGAIGIALTALYITVAYRLVGFLASIALACYTLISYAALVALGATLTLPGLAGFVLAIGMAIDANVLIFERAREEYRQQQKVYEANKSAGMADATEAEAKQAEAGVLSRRRRRAIPPNLQKAFVSGTRKAWSAVLDTNITTLIAAALLFFLASGTVQGFGVTLGLGTVASMVSALVIARVLCEWAVRRAVVRKHPGLSGISRYSKVRQWLVDRNPDLMRFGRIGLSVAALVIIVTIVGIVVRPPNFGVEFTGGRVMDFSTQEQISVSDARQAVAEEGGQPSAVVQESGDGDIAVRTGPIDDAEAQKVQDALGEAAGGAERISDENIGPSLGDELRNKALLALVAALVLQMIYLAWRFRWSFGVSAMLSLAVTLTSVIGLFVWLGKPIDGVFLAALLSVIGFAVNDTVVVFDRVRDEWAKDSSSPFRKITNLAILNTIPRTVNTTIGGVFILAALTLLGGSTLRDFSIAMLVGLVVGVFSTVFVAAPLAEWLQRFDKTPPPHVVKEKKAKQRKDLRAAREQSDGAVV, encoded by the coding sequence TTGTCCACTCAACAGGGAGCGGGGTCGCGCTGGCTGCGCGGCATCATCTCCCTCGTCATCGTGCTCGGCGCGTTCGCCGCCGGGTGGTTCCTGCCGCCGAAGCTGGGGCTCGACCTCAGCGGCGGCACCCAGATCGTCCTGCAGACCCAGGACAGCGAGGACGGCAACGTCGAGGCGAACGCCGAGAACACCGACAAGGTGATCGAGGTGCTCCGCCAGCGCATCGACTCGCTCGGCGTCTCCGAGGCGACCATGTCCCGGTCCGGTGAGGACCGGATCATCGTCGAGCTCCCGGGCGTCCAGGACCCGACCGAGGCCGCCGAGATCATCGGCCAGACCGCGCAGCTGACCGTGCACCGGGTGCTGGGCGTCGACGCCTCCCAGGGCGGCGGCATGGGCGGCATGCCCGGCGGCATGGGCGGCGACAGCGCCAACCCGCCGGCCGACGAGGCCCGGGCCCCCTCCGACGACAAAGACGAGGGCGGCGACGGCGAGAAGGCCGAGGAGGGCGGCGAGCAGCCCGCCGAGGGGCAGGAGGGCGAGCAGGGCCAGGGCGGCGCCCCCCAGATGCCGGACACCTCGGCCCCGGACCCCAGCGAGGTCAAGACGACCCTGCCCGACGAGCAGGGGCAGATGCTGCAGCTCGGCGCGACCGAGATCAAGGGCGACCAGATCTCCAGCGCCGAGGCGGTGCTGGACCAGGCGACCCGGCAGAGCTGGCAGGTCAACGTCGAGTTCCGCGGCGAGGGCCGGGAGAAGTGGACCGAGGTCACCAAGGCGGCCTGCGAGGCCGGCATGGGCACCCCGCAGCGGCGGATCGCGATCGTCCTGGACGACCAGGTCATCTCCTCCCCGGAGGTGTCCGCGGACAGCTGCCCGGGCGGGCAGACCGGCGGGCGGACCACCATCACCGGCTCGTTCGACGACGAGAGCGCCAAGGAGCTGGCGGTGCTGATCGAGGGCGGCTCGCTGCCGCTGCCGGTCACCGAGATCCAGCGGCAGACCGTCGGCCCGACCCTGGGCGCCGACGCCATCAAGGCCAGCTTCATCGCGGGCGCCATCGGCATCGCGCTGACCGCGCTCTACATCACCGTGGCCTACCGCCTGGTGGGCTTCCTGGCCTCGATCGCGCTGGCCTGCTACACGCTGATCTCGTACGCGGCACTGGTGGCGCTGGGGGCCACCCTCACCTTGCCCGGCCTGGCCGGCTTCGTGCTGGCCATCGGCATGGCGATCGACGCGAACGTGCTGATCTTCGAACGCGCCAGGGAGGAGTACCGGCAGCAGCAGAAGGTCTACGAGGCCAACAAGTCGGCCGGAATGGCCGACGCCACCGAGGCGGAGGCCAAGCAGGCCGAGGCCGGGGTGCTGTCCCGGCGCCGCCGCCGGGCGATCCCGCCCAACCTGCAGAAGGCCTTCGTGTCGGGTACCCGCAAGGCGTGGAGCGCGGTGCTGGACACCAACATCACCACGCTCATCGCGGCCGCGCTGCTGTTCTTCCTGGCCTCGGGCACGGTGCAGGGCTTCGGCGTCACGCTGGGCCTGGGCACCGTCGCCTCGATGGTCTCCGCGCTGGTCATCGCGCGGGTGCTGTGCGAGTGGGCGGTGCGCCGCGCGGTGGTGCGCAAGCACCCGGGCCTCAGCGGCATCTCCCGGTACAGCAAGGTCCGGCAGTGGCTGGTGGACCGCAACCCGGACCTGATGCGGTTCGGCCGGATCGGCCTGTCCGTGGCCGCGCTGGTCATCATCGTCACGATCGTCGGCATCGTGGTGCGCCCGCCCAACTTCGGCGTGGAGTTCACCGGCGGCCGGGTGATGGACTTCAGCACCCAGGAGCAGATCAGCGTCTCCGACGCCCGGCAGGCGGTCGCCGAGGAGGGCGGCCAGCCCAGCGCGGTGGTCCAGGAGTCCGGCGACGGCGACATCGCGGTGCGCACCGGCCCGATCGACGACGCCGAGGCGCAGAAGGTGCAGGACGCGCTGGGCGAGGCCGCCGGCGGCGCCGAGCGGATCAGCGACGAGAACATCGGCCCGAGCCTCGGCGACGAGCTGCGCAACAAGGCGCTGCTGGCGCTGGTGGCCGCGCTGGTGCTGCAGATGATCTACCTGGCGTGGCGGTTCCGCTGGTCGTTCGGCGTCTCCGCGATGCTGTCCCTGGCGGTCACGCTCACCTCGGTCATCGGCCTGTTCGTGTGGCTGGGCAAACCGATCGACGGCGTGTTCCTCGCCGCCCTGCTGAGCGTCATCGGTTTCGCGGTGAACGACACGGTGGTGGTGTTCGACCGGGTCAGGGACGAGTGGGCGAAGGATTCCTCTTCGCCCTTCCGCAAGATCACCAACCTGGCGATCCTGAACACCATCCCGCGTACCGTGAACACCACGATCGGCGGTGTGTTCATCCTGGCGGCGCTGACCCTGCTCGGCGGTTCCACGCTGCGGGACTTCTCCATCGCGATGCTGGTGGGCCTGGTGGTCGGGGTGTTCTCGACCGTCTTCGTGGCCGCGCCGCTCGCGGAATGGCTGCAGCGGTTCGACAAGACGCCGCCGCCGCACGTGGTCAAGGAGAAGAAGGCCAAGCAGCGCAAGGACCTGCGCGCGGCCCGGGAGCAGAGCGACGGCGCGGTCGTCTGA